In the Scyliorhinus canicula chromosome 23, sScyCan1.1, whole genome shotgun sequence genome, one interval contains:
- the LOC119956483 gene encoding ferritin heavy chain B-like: MVSQVRQNYHKDCEDAVNKQVNLELYSSYVYLSMSFYFDRDDVALRHFAEFFKEQSHEEREHAEKLMEFQNKRGGRIILGDVKKPEQDEWSNGLEAMQRALQMEKNVNQSLLDLHKLSSGNTDPHLCDFLKTHYLDEQVKMIKKLGDHITNLKRLGAPENGTGEYLFDKLTLGESD; encoded by the exons ATGGTTTCCCAAGTGCGTCAGAACTACCACAAGGACTGTGAGGATGCTGTTAACAAGCAGGTCAACCTGGAGCTCTATTCCTCCTATGTTTACCTCTCCATG TCCTTTTACTTTGACCGGGATGATGTTGCCCTGCGTCACTTTGCTGAGTTCTTCAAGGAGCagtcacatgaggaacgggaacaCGCTGAGAAACTGATGGAATTCCAGAATAAACGTGGAGGCCGCATCATCCTGGGGGATGTCAAG AAACCAGAGCAGGATGAGTGGAGCAATGGTCTGGAGGCAATGCAGAGAGCTCTGCAGATGGAGAAGAATGTGAACCAGAGTCTGCTggatctgcacaaactctcctctggGAACACTGACCCTCAT CTTTGTGACTTCCTGAAGACTCACTACTTGGATGAACAAGTGAAGATGATCAAGAAGCTCGGAGATCACATCACCAACCTGAAGAGACTGGGAGCCCCTGAGAATGGGACGGGAGAGTACCTGTTTGACAAGCTCACCCTGGGGGAGAGTGACTGA
- the LOC119956469 gene encoding ferritin heavy chain B-like: protein MAAQVCQNYHKDCEDAVSKQINLELYSSYVYLSMSSFFDRDDVALRHFAEFFKEQSHEEREHAEKLMEFQNKRGGRIILEDVKKPEQDEWSNGLEAMQRALQLEKNVNQSLLDLHKLSSGNTDPHLCDFLETHYLDEQVKMIKKLGDHITNLKRLGAPENGTGEYLFDKLTLGESD from the exons ATGGCTGCACAAGTGTGTCAGAACTACCACAAGGACTGTGAGGATGCTGTTAGCAAGCAGATAAACCTGGAGCTCTATTCCTCCTATGTTTACctctccatg TCCTCTTTCTTTGACCGGGATGATGTTGCCCTGCGTCACTTTGCTGAGTTCTTCAAGGAGCAGTCGCATGAGGAACGGGAACACGCTGAGAAACTGATGGAATTCCAGAATAAACGTGGAGGCCGCATCATCCTGGAGGATGTCAAG AAACCAGAGCAGGATGAGTGGAGCAATGGTCTGGAGGCAATGCAGAGAGCTCTGCAGCTGGAGAAGAATGTGAACCAGAGTCTGCTggatctgcacaaactctcctctggGAACACTGACCCTCAT CTTTGTGACTTCCTGGAGACTCACTACTTGGATGAACAAGTGAAGATGATCAAGAAGCTCGGAGATCACATCACCAACCTGAAGAGACTGGGAGCCCCTGAGAATGGCACGGGAGAGTACCTGTTTGACAAGCTCACCCTGGGGGAGAGTGACTGA